The following are encoded in a window of Arcobacter sp. F2176 genomic DNA:
- a CDS encoding respiratory chain complex I subunit 1 family protein translates to MSSIFFMIIQVIAIVLVAPLFDGMARKLRAKLQSREGIPDFFQTYRDIYKLMKRARTGPNCAHWVFKTGPYTLFATGAALLAAIPITYSTNTFAGAYSDILVFIYLGALLRFIFGATSIDSGNPFAGVGGGREQIIGIFVEPVMMISLLVVILLASTTNLVEIQHMVRTGQIGYQTPAFAVASISFLWAMYVEAGRNPYDLAEAEQELQEGVLGEYSGSDFSLAHAALILKQFAMIGLFLTIFEPWNFENPFLALIGFIFKAGVFYVAAVFIDNFGPRFKILTSFKNSAIPPLIVSFIALILYVVGV, encoded by the coding sequence ATGAGTAGTATATTTTTTATGATTATTCAAGTTATTGCAATTGTTCTTGTTGCTCCTTTATTTGATGGAATGGCTAGAAAATTAAGAGCAAAACTTCAATCAAGAGAAGGTATCCCTGATTTTTTCCAAACATATAGGGATATTTATAAATTGATGAAAAGAGCAAGAACCGGACCAAATTGTGCCCATTGGGTTTTTAAAACAGGACCTTATACTCTATTTGCAACAGGTGCAGCATTGTTAGCAGCTATTCCAATTACATATAGTACTAATACTTTTGCAGGTGCTTACTCAGATATTCTAGTATTTATTTATTTAGGTGCCTTATTAAGATTTATATTTGGTGCAACATCAATTGACTCTGGAAATCCATTTGCAGGTGTTGGTGGAGGAAGAGAACAAATAATTGGTATTTTTGTTGAGCCAGTTATGATGATTAGTTTGTTAGTTGTTATTTTATTAGCAAGCACTACTAATTTAGTTGAAATTCAACATATGGTTAGAACAGGACAAATTGGTTACCAAACACCAGCCTTTGCCGTTGCGTCAATATCATTTTTATGGGCAATGTATGTGGAAGCTGGAAGAAATCCATACGATTTAGCAGAAGCAGAACAAGAGTTACAAGAGGGTGTATTAGGTGAATATTCTGGTTCAGATTTTTCCCTTGCACATGCAGCTTTAATTTTAAAACAATTTGCAATGATAGGATTATTCCTTACTATTTTTGAACCTTGGAATTTTGAGAATCCATTTTTAGCACTTATTGGTTTTATTTTTAAAGCAGGAGTTTTTTATGTTGCCGCTGTTTTTATTGACAACTTTGGCCCAAGATTTAAAATATTGACAAGTTTTAAAAATAGTGCAATTCCTCCATTGATTGTTTCATTTATTGCACTTATTTTATATGTTGTAGGAGTTTAA
- the hyfE gene encoding hydrogenase 4 membrane subunit has protein sequence MIDILSILSIVLIISSLCVFGIRNYKTAIYAYSFQTFILVLIFLYLYATYSANELGGWAIIAFFTKVMFVPFILLRLIKKINVVHEDEPVLGFFVSPIVAIAFSLAIAMALYPIYLEFSLIKEHIPLIASITIFMIGIFGFVLRNSAIKQILAYCTFENGIHLSLALMAYNSPEIVELGILTDALFAVIILAIFAQRFYKYFGSLDVSKATELKG, from the coding sequence ATGATTGATATACTAAGTATTTTATCAATAGTTTTAATTATTAGTTCACTTTGTGTATTTGGAATCAGAAATTATAAAACAGCCATATATGCATATTCATTTCAAACATTTATATTAGTATTGATATTTTTATATCTTTATGCAACATACTCAGCAAATGAATTAGGTGGATGGGCAATTATTGCATTTTTTACAAAAGTTATGTTTGTTCCATTTATATTATTAAGATTAATAAAAAAAATAAATGTTGTTCATGAAGATGAACCAGTACTTGGATTCTTTGTTAGTCCAATTGTTGCTATTGCTTTTTCTTTAGCTATTGCAATGGCTTTATATCCAATTTATTTAGAATTTTCTTTGATAAAAGAGCATATTCCATTAATTGCATCTATTACAATTTTTATGATAGGTATATTTGGATTTGTTTTAAGAAACTCTGCAATTAAACAAATACTTGCGTATTGTACTTTTGAAAATGGTATTCATTTATCACTTGCTCTAATGGCATACAATTCACCAGAAATTGTTGAACTTGGAATCTTAACTGATGCACTGTTTGCTGTAATTATTTTAGCAATCTTTGCACAAAGATTTTATAAATATTTTGGTTCTTTAGATGTTTCTAAAGCAACTGAATTGAAAGGATAA
- a CDS encoding methyl-accepting chemotaxis protein, which yields MIKFKSLKSKFLAYIISTLFVVFVIVTIILSNIIANKSIQESENQFQGSAEHIAIAFNTLDNNLHEVMKGYLNVIKTYLPDSYNIDKEKIVKVGKIDAPAFYNGTTLLNNNFEPLEKYTQTTSVIATVFARMGDDFVRVTTTLKKENGTRAFGTMLGQKSPAMKSMLEGKTFYGKVKLFGKDYYVVYEPILRDNKVIGILFIGYDFTSALSSLKKDIRDIKINNDGYAFMMDKKGNLIIHPKNEGKNLLDVKDNKGNFTFKDMIKGEDRLIKYTNTDNIEKIAYVKHLKGFNAVLIVSDTIDDVYSFSKKATTYISIAFIITLIIISILLLIVTSKVVGSPLEKLNTGLLDFFKYINKESTNVKLLEVKGEDEFAQMSEVINKNIKRTEILIKEDLRLIEEVKAVVNSAKNGDLNKRVKVSTNNGSLEELKKIFNEMLNVTSTNVCQNVNQLKDVLLQFKNLNFTQRIKNDSGLVAVGLNELAEIINKMLVENKSIGLKLDDSSRQLLDNMSRLNNSTNEAAASLEETSAALEEITGNIRNNSENISKMSSLSKNVLNSASDGQKLANETTVSMDEINEQVKAISEAIVSIDNIAFQTNILSLNAAVEAATAGEAGKGFAVVAQEVRNLANRSSEVAKEIKDIVENASHKADNGKEIAGKMIEGYIQLNENISQTIHLISDIEMASKEQLQGIEQINDAVNSLDKQTQQNASIATQTNTIAVETDHISKAVLKSADDKEFVGKKEVTSSTYEM from the coding sequence GTGATTAAATTTAAATCTCTAAAATCAAAATTTTTAGCTTATATAATATCTACTCTTTTTGTAGTATTTGTTATTGTTACAATCATATTATCAAATATTATTGCAAATAAATCTATACAAGAATCAGAAAATCAATTTCAAGGTAGTGCAGAGCATATTGCAATTGCATTTAATACATTAGATAATAACTTACATGAAGTTATGAAAGGGTATTTAAATGTTATAAAAACATATTTACCTGATTCTTATAATATAGATAAAGAAAAAATAGTAAAAGTAGGAAAAATAGATGCTCCAGCTTTTTATAATGGCACTACATTATTAAATAATAATTTTGAGCCTTTAGAAAAATATACTCAGACAACAAGTGTAATTGCTACAGTTTTTGCAAGAATGGGTGATGATTTTGTAAGAGTAACAACTACATTAAAAAAAGAGAATGGAACTCGAGCTTTTGGAACAATGTTAGGACAAAAGTCACCTGCAATGAAATCTATGCTAGAAGGTAAAACTTTTTATGGGAAAGTAAAGCTTTTTGGGAAAGATTATTATGTGGTATATGAACCAATTTTAAGGGATAATAAAGTTATTGGAATCCTTTTCATTGGATATGATTTTACATCTGCTTTAAGTTCTCTAAAAAAAGATATTAGAGATATAAAAATCAATAATGATGGATATGCTTTTATGATGGATAAAAAAGGTAATTTAATTATTCATCCAAAAAATGAAGGTAAAAATCTTTTAGATGTAAAAGATAACAAAGGAAATTTCACTTTTAAAGATATGATAAAAGGTGAAGATAGACTTATAAAATATACAAATACTGATAATATTGAAAAAATTGCATATGTAAAGCATCTAAAAGGATTTAATGCGGTTTTAATAGTAAGTGATACAATTGATGATGTTTATTCTTTCAGTAAAAAAGCAACTACTTATATTTCAATTGCCTTTATTATTACTTTAATTATTATTTCAATTTTATTACTTATTGTTACTTCAAAAGTTGTGGGAAGTCCTCTTGAGAAACTAAATACTGGTCTTTTAGACTTTTTTAAATATATAAATAAAGAAAGTACAAATGTAAAACTTTTAGAGGTAAAAGGCGAAGATGAATTTGCTCAAATGTCTGAAGTAATTAATAAAAACATAAAAAGAACAGAAATTTTAATAAAAGAAGATTTAAGACTTATTGAAGAAGTTAAAGCTGTAGTTAATAGTGCAAAAAATGGTGATTTGAATAAACGAGTGAAAGTAAGTACAAATAATGGTAGTCTTGAAGAATTAAAAAAGATTTTTAATGAGATGCTTAATGTAACAAGTACAAATGTATGCCAAAATGTAAATCAATTAAAAGATGTACTTTTACAATTTAAAAATCTTAATTTTACTCAAAGAATAAAAAATGACTCTGGATTAGTTGCAGTTGGATTAAATGAATTAGCAGAGATAATAAATAAAATGCTTGTTGAAAATAAATCAATAGGGCTTAAATTAGATGATAGCTCAAGACAATTACTTGATAATATGAGTAGACTTAATAATTCTACAAATGAAGCAGCAGCAAGTTTAGAAGAGACTTCAGCAGCCTTAGAAGAGATAACAGGAAATATAAGAAATAATTCTGAAAATATATCTAAAATGTCATCACTTTCTAAAAATGTATTAAACTCTGCAAGTGATGGACAAAAACTTGCAAATGAGACAACAGTATCTATGGATGAGATTAATGAGCAAGTAAAAGCAATCAGTGAAGCAATAGTTTCAATTGATAATATTGCTTTTCAGACAAATATTCTTTCATTAAATGCAGCTGTAGAAGCAGCAACAGCAGGTGAAGCTGGAAAAGGTTTTGCAGTAGTTGCTCAAGAAGTAAGAAACCTAGCAAATAGAAGTAGTGAAGTTGCAAAAGAGATTAAAGACATAGTTGAAAATGCAAGTCACAAAGCTGATAATGGAAAAGAAATAGCTGGAAAAATGATAGAAGGGTATATTCAGCTAAATGAAAATATTTCTCAAACTATTCATCTTATTTCTGATATTGAGATGGCATCAAAAGAGCAGTTACAAGGAATAGAACAAATTAATGATGCAGTTAATAGTTTAGATAAACAAACACAACAAAATGCATCTATTGCAACTCAAACAAATACTATAGCAGTAGAAACTGACCATATTTCAAAAGCTGTATTGAAAAGTGCAGATGATAAAGAGTTTGTAGGGAAAAAAGAAGTGACTTCTAGTACTTATGAGATGTAA
- a CDS encoding MATE family efflux transporter has translation MLVSKPFILFLKYVIPSMLGFLAVSSASIIDGYFVGNYVGSVSLAAINVSFPLFNILFGFALMFAVGSSVITGKLMGEGNKVEASNVFSKAIYVIVILSISLNLLLYLNIEKVLDLINVKDELRVETLNYLPTILKFLPFLMVGITVDYFVKVDENPNLSFLALVISSLVNIVLDYIFIVKLDWGINGAAYATGISQVVILLVLLPHFFMKKTTLRLIKPRGSFLSIFNALKNGSSEFVNESSVGITILIFNYILLKTFGPLGIASFTIVGYFITISIMTSYAVSDSLQAIISKNYGAQYFNRMKSFLKLGLVSILCVEIVLTLFVIITPETLINIFINDTDIKTKEITIKFISYVWPAFIFSGLNMLASAYLTSIQKPLYSGLIAIMRSFIFPMIFIFTLPFVFGNIGIFIALSCAEIVTFIFAFRFFMKNRPSVLAKFV, from the coding sequence ATGCTTGTATCGAAACCTTTTATTCTATTTTTAAAATATGTTATTCCTTCTATGTTGGGCTTTTTAGCAGTTTCATCTGCTAGTATTATTGATGGATATTTCGTAGGAAATTATGTGGGTTCTGTAAGTTTAGCAGCAATCAATGTATCTTTCCCACTGTTTAATATCTTGTTTGGATTTGCTTTGATGTTTGCAGTTGGAAGTTCAGTAATAACTGGTAAATTAATGGGAGAGGGCAATAAAGTAGAAGCTTCTAATGTCTTTTCAAAAGCTATTTATGTAATAGTAATACTCTCAATTTCTTTGAATTTGTTACTTTATTTAAATATAGAGAAGGTCTTAGATTTAATAAATGTAAAAGATGAATTAAGAGTTGAAACCCTAAATTATCTTCCTACTATTTTAAAATTTTTACCATTTCTGATGGTAGGGATTACTGTTGATTATTTTGTAAAAGTAGATGAAAACCCAAATTTATCTTTTTTGGCTTTAGTTATAAGTTCACTTGTAAATATTGTTCTAGATTATATTTTTATAGTAAAACTTGATTGGGGCATAAATGGTGCTGCATATGCCACTGGTATTTCACAAGTTGTTATTTTATTGGTTTTACTTCCACATTTTTTTATGAAAAAGACAACACTTAGATTAATAAAACCAAGGGGGAGTTTTTTAAGTATATTTAATGCTTTGAAAAATGGTTCTTCTGAGTTTGTAAATGAATCATCAGTAGGTATTACCATCTTAATTTTTAATTATATTTTGCTAAAAACCTTTGGTCCTTTGGGTATTGCTTCATTTACTATTGTTGGTTATTTTATAACAATTAGCATTATGACTAGTTATGCTGTTTCAGATTCTTTGCAAGCTATTATTAGTAAGAATTATGGTGCACAATATTTCAATAGAATGAAAAGTTTTTTAAAATTAGGATTAGTAAGTATTTTATGTGTAGAAATAGTTTTAACTCTATTTGTGATAATTACCCCAGAGACATTGATAAATATATTTATCAATGATACTGATATAAAAACAAAAGAGATAACAATAAAGTTCATCTCCTATGTGTGGCCAGCTTTTATTTTTTCAGGCTTAAACATGTTAGCAAGTGCATATTTAACATCAATACAAAAGCCACTTTATTCTGGACTAATAGCTATTATGAGAAGTTTTATTTTTCCTATGATATTTATTTTTACTTTACCTTTTGTTTTTGGGAATATAGGAATATTTATAGCCTTGTCTTGCGCAGAGATAGTTACTTTTATTTTCGCTTTTAGATTTTTTATGAAAAATAGACCAAGTGTTTTAGCTAAATTTGTTTAA
- a CDS encoding 4Fe-4S dicluster domain-containing protein has translation MSLALNNKFVVANPNTCIGCATCMAACYESAYERGKLAVPRLVVTRTFSGTVPNICRQCDDAPCANVCPVGALEFGKDSILVHEELCIGCKMCTLVCPFGAIRPEAELMPSIDYITEPKYNLGIESEVGAKSIAVKCDLCIGREDGPACVEVCPTEALSFANNNNAIDDTAKRSIEVYIKERAKFL, from the coding sequence ATGAGCTTAGCGTTGAATAATAAATTTGTTGTTGCAAATCCAAATACTTGCATAGGGTGTGCTACATGTATGGCGGCATGTTATGAGTCTGCATACGAAAGAGGTAAATTAGCAGTTCCAAGATTAGTTGTGACTAGAACATTTAGTGGAACGGTACCTAATATATGTAGACAATGTGATGATGCCCCTTGTGCAAATGTTTGTCCCGTTGGGGCATTGGAGTTTGGTAAAGATTCTATTTTAGTGCACGAAGAGTTATGTATAGGTTGCAAAATGTGTACTTTAGTTTGTCCTTTTGGTGCAATTAGACCAGAAGCAGAGCTAATGCCTTCTATTGACTATATTACTGAACCTAAATATAACTTAGGTATTGAATCAGAAGTTGGTGCAAAAAGTATTGCGGTTAAATGTGATTTATGTATAGGAAGAGAAGATGGACCAGCCTGTGTTGAAGTTTGTCCAACAGAAGCTTTATCTTTTGCAAATAATAATAATGCCATTGATGATACTGCAAAAAGAAGTATTGAAGTTTATATAAAAGAAAGAGCAAAATTTTTGTAA
- a CDS encoding hydrogenase 4 subunit F — MDMQQLLILLMLIPLVSSVVIWFCVNNYKLLSTLHVIASILTTVVGLMAVSNVVNGTTYFLFDDMFFLDSLGAVFISLIAVTGLLVNLYSVKYMQWEINNKHLVVKDTKLFFSLFHLFVFTMTFSVLSNNIALMWVGIEATTLSSVFMVALHKSSKSTETGWKYIVICSIGLAFALYATVLLYSAGFNVINDSHSAMLWTTIMTHAKDIDQDALKLIFVFALIGFGTKAGLAPMHTWLPDVHAEGPAPSSAMLSGILLKCAILGLIRYYAIVGNSFAGFEYVQTMMIFSGLITIFIASFFLLVQHDVKRMFAYHSIAHMGVIAFGLGIGGPIGLFAALFHALAHSVTKALAFCVTGNMIQIYGTRDMRKMGGLIRIAPITAILFGIAVCSLVGVPGFAIFVSEFLMIKQAIINNMNVEVILFIIGLIIIFIADFSHFNLATFGESNSRVLRKELPLSANLPLIGLGALIMVFGLFTIEPWFTLLKNAANIIMGI, encoded by the coding sequence ATGGATATGCAACAATTATTAATTCTATTAATGCTTATTCCATTAGTTTCATCAGTTGTTATTTGGTTTTGTGTAAATAATTATAAACTTTTGAGTACTTTACATGTCATTGCTTCAATACTTACAACAGTCGTAGGTTTAATGGCAGTTTCAAATGTAGTAAATGGAACAACATATTTTCTTTTTGATGATATGTTTTTTCTTGATTCTTTAGGTGCAGTATTTATCTCTCTAATAGCAGTAACAGGCTTATTAGTAAATTTATATTCTGTTAAATATATGCAATGGGAAATTAACAATAAGCATTTAGTTGTAAAAGATACGAAATTGTTTTTTTCATTATTCCACTTGTTTGTTTTTACAATGACTTTCTCAGTGCTTTCAAATAATATTGCATTGATGTGGGTAGGAATTGAAGCTACAACTTTATCTTCTGTATTTATGGTTGCTTTACATAAAAGTAGTAAATCAACTGAAACTGGATGGAAATATATAGTTATTTGTAGTATTGGTTTGGCTTTTGCTTTATATGCAACTGTATTGCTTTATAGTGCAGGGTTTAATGTAATCAATGACAGCCACAGCGCGATGCTTTGGACAACTATAATGACACATGCTAAAGATATAGATCAAGATGCATTAAAACTTATATTTGTTTTTGCTTTGATTGGTTTTGGAACAAAAGCTGGGCTTGCACCAATGCATACTTGGTTACCAGATGTTCACGCAGAAGGTCCAGCACCATCATCAGCAATGCTTTCAGGAATACTTTTAAAATGTGCAATATTAGGACTTATTAGATATTACGCAATTGTAGGGAACTCATTTGCAGGATTTGAATATGTTCAAACAATGATGATTTTTAGTGGATTGATTACTATATTTATAGCATCATTTTTTCTTCTTGTTCAACATGATGTAAAAAGAATGTTTGCTTATCACTCTATTGCACATATGGGTGTTATCGCTTTTGGTTTAGGAATTGGAGGACCAATAGGATTATTTGCTGCACTATTTCATGCTTTAGCACACTCAGTTACAAAAGCCTTAGCTTTTTGTGTAACAGGAAATATGATTCAAATATATGGAACAAGAGATATGAGAAAAATGGGTGGATTAATAAGAATAGCTCCTATTACAGCGATTTTATTTGGAATTGCTGTTTGTTCTTTAGTAGGTGTTCCTGGTTTTGCAATATTTGTAAGTGAATTCTTGATGATAAAACAAGCAATTATTAACAATATGAATGTCGAAGTGATTTTATTTATCATAGGACTTATAATTATTTTTATTGCTGACTTTTCACACTTTAATCTTGCTACATTTGGAGAAAGTAATTCAAGAGTATTAAGAAAAGAATTACCATTAAGTGCTAATTTACCTTTAATAGGATTAGGAGCATTAATTATGGTATTTGGATTATTTACTATTGAACCTTGGTTTACACTGCTTAAAAATGCAGCAAATATTATCATGGGAATTTAA
- a CDS encoding proton-conducting transporter membrane subunit, producing the protein MTQVYFLYLIGCVISLLLYKQNRIAGKIGFSISAIASAYAVFYFLMNLGQTSSFSMFESLLYSPKFILNPLGNFFSFVVSLISLASSVYAIQYSQEYENKGSLAVMASMFNAFILSMLLLISSSDVFWFIIFWECMTIISAYLICFNDSKTSLKAIMIYLGIAHIGAMCITAAFLLLASQSGSLEFSSFENVTLSPIMASIIFILAFIGFGSKAGMFPMHVWLPKAHPAAPTNVSALMSGVMIKIAIFGIIKFCLWLPVMQWWGLLIIVVGAISAILGVLYALVQHDYKALLAYHSVENIGIILLGIGTGVYGIAANMPTLAAVGFLAGLYHILNHATFKGLLFLGAGSVLYSTHTKDMDALGGLARKMPLTAFAFLIGSLSITAIPPLNGFISEWFTYQGMIQGALSEYVSSRVVFTISIIALALTGALAIMCFVKVYSVIFGGVPRDQKIFQKAKEVPMTMVIGMFILVAGCVAFGLGANVVVENIMLVISSFSKTYNATNGIIVTSPIGSIVSPVLIAVVIVVSLLLPLLIVKLSKANKSKPRLTDPWACGFKYDSRMQMTASPFTGDLRRLLNWLYKSETKVIDQGYFKPVVYETHAKDVWWSYLYEPVIKLTLNTAKFVAKMQNGNVNAYSLYILLALCLFVGISYII; encoded by the coding sequence ATGACACAAGTATATTTTTTATATCTTATTGGATGTGTTATTTCATTATTATTATATAAACAAAATAGAATTGCTGGAAAAATAGGATTTAGTATATCTGCAATCGCCTCTGCTTATGCAGTATTTTATTTTTTGATGAATTTAGGACAAACAAGTAGTTTTAGTATGTTTGAAAGTTTACTTTATAGTCCAAAATTTATATTAAATCCATTGGGAAACTTTTTTTCATTTGTGGTTTCTCTTATTTCACTAGCTTCATCTGTGTATGCAATACAATATTCACAAGAGTATGAAAATAAAGGAAGTCTTGCTGTTATGGCAAGCATGTTTAATGCCTTTATTTTATCAATGCTTTTATTAATTTCATCATCAGATGTATTTTGGTTTATAATTTTTTGGGAATGTATGACAATAATTTCTGCTTATTTAATTTGTTTTAATGATTCAAAAACTTCATTAAAAGCAATTATGATTTATTTAGGAATTGCACACATCGGAGCTATGTGTATCACAGCAGCATTTTTATTGCTAGCTTCACAAAGTGGTTCATTAGAATTTAGTTCTTTTGAAAATGTAACTTTATCTCCAATTATGGCAAGTATTATTTTTATTCTTGCATTTATTGGATTTGGTTCAAAAGCAGGGATGTTCCCTATGCATGTTTGGTTGCCAAAAGCTCACCCCGCAGCGCCAACTAATGTTTCAGCACTAATGAGTGGGGTTATGATAAAAATTGCAATATTTGGAATTATCAAATTTTGTTTATGGCTTCCAGTGATGCAATGGTGGGGTTTATTAATTATTGTTGTTGGTGCAATATCTGCAATATTAGGTGTACTTTATGCTTTAGTGCAACATGATTACAAAGCACTTTTAGCATATCACTCTGTTGAAAATATAGGAATTATTTTATTAGGTATTGGAACAGGAGTATATGGAATCGCTGCAAATATGCCAACTTTAGCAGCTGTAGGCTTTTTAGCTGGTTTATATCATATTTTAAACCATGCGACTTTCAAAGGTTTATTATTTTTAGGTGCGGGAAGTGTTTTATATAGTACACACACAAAAGATATGGATGCATTAGGTGGATTAGCTAGAAAAATGCCTTTAACAGCATTCGCATTTTTAATTGGTTCTTTATCAATTACAGCAATTCCTCCATTAAATGGTTTTATTAGTGAATGGTTTACTTATCAAGGAATGATTCAAGGTGCATTATCTGAATATGTAAGCAGTAGAGTTGTTTTTACAATCTCCATAATAGCACTAGCCCTAACAGGTGCATTAGCAATCATGTGTTTTGTAAAAGTTTATAGTGTTATTTTTGGTGGTGTACCAAGAGATCAAAAAATCTTTCAAAAAGCAAAAGAAGTTCCTATGACTATGGTTATTGGAATGTTTATTTTAGTTGCTGGATGTGTCGCTTTTGGATTAGGAGCAAATGTAGTAGTTGAAAATATTATGCTTGTAATTTCATCTTTTTCAAAAACATATAATGCAACAAATGGGATTATCGTAACTTCACCAATTGGCTCAATTGTATCACCAGTTTTAATAGCTGTAGTTATAGTAGTTAGTTTATTACTTCCTTTACTGATAGTCAAATTATCAAAAGCAAATAAATCAAAACCAAGATTAACAGATCCATGGGCTTGTGGTTTTAAATATGATAGTCGAATGCAAATGACAGCTTCACCTTTTACAGGTGATTTAAGAAGACTTCTTAATTGGTTATACAAAAGTGAAACAAAAGTTATAGACCAAGGTTATTTTAAACCAGTTGTATATGAAACACATGCAAAAGATGTTTGGTGGAGTTATTTATATGAACCAGTAATTAAATTAACTCTTAATACAGCAAAATTTGTTGCAAAAATGCAAAATGGAAATGTAAATGCGTACTCATTATATATCTTACTTGCTTTATGCCTTTTTGTTGGTATTAGCTACATTATTTAA
- a CDS encoding Crp/Fnr family transcriptional regulator gives MDSNRLRIDSINLTEILSEEDFSSLKTKKFKKGALEYEDGTLTLYVFKSGKAKAMIYEDGEEFVLYFLKQNNIIIPETSCSIEFLEDSEVYLIDAEKFTYLFANKEFSTSVIRSLKHRAELERNIIKNLVFKSCKRKVALFLMEIATTQDTLIDGKYCIDLNLSIKDLSSFIGSKRQTVSTIMNDLIKKNIIGKIDKNRLIIHQFNKLENYD, from the coding sequence ATGGATTCCAATAGATTAAGAATTGATTCAATTAATTTAACAGAGATTTTGTCTGAAGAGGATTTTTCTTCATTAAAAACAAAGAAGTTTAAAAAAGGAGCTTTAGAGTATGAAGATGGAACTTTGACACTTTATGTATTTAAAAGTGGAAAAGCAAAAGCCATGATTTATGAAGATGGAGAAGAGTTTGTTTTATATTTTTTAAAACAGAACAATATAATTATTCCTGAGACTTCATGTAGTATTGAATTTTTAGAAGATAGTGAAGTTTATTTAATTGATGCAGAGAAATTTACTTATTTGTTTGCTAATAAAGAGTTTTCTACCTCTGTTATTAGATCTCTTAAACACAGAGCAGAACTAGAAAGAAATATAATCAAAAATCTTGTTTTTAAATCTTGTAAAAGAAAAGTTGCATTATTTCTAATGGAAATTGCTACAACACAAGATACATTAATAGATGGCAAATATTGCATAGATTTAAATTTATCTATTAAAGATCTTTCAAGTTTTATTGGGTCAAAGCGTCAAACAGTATCAACTATTATGAATGATTTAATAAAGAAAAATATTATAGGAAAAATTGATAAAAATAGACTTATAATTCATCAATTTAATAAACTTGAAAACTATGATTAG